The Deinococcus koreensis genome window below encodes:
- a CDS encoding phosphonate C-P lyase system protein PhnL has protein sequence MNVLDVRDLSKYFDLHHTGRRIPAFARLNLALQAGEFVLISGPNGVGKSTLLRTLYRTCRPTGGQALYRSALGEIDLAAAADVDISLLRRREIGMVSQFLRPRPRVSALDLVAEPLLDEGQPDAHDRAAALLSDFGLKPDLWAAYPSTFSGGEQQKVNLARALIRPARLLLLDEPTASLDAPARSALRARLAQLKAGGTALLGVFHHPEDMAGLIDRDLPLTPPPA, from the coding sequence ATGAACGTGCTCGACGTGCGAGACCTGAGCAAATACTTCGACCTGCACCACACCGGGCGGCGCATCCCGGCCTTTGCCCGGCTGAACCTGGCGCTGCAGGCCGGCGAGTTCGTGCTGATCTCCGGCCCGAACGGCGTGGGCAAGAGCACCCTGCTGCGCACGCTCTACCGCACCTGTCGGCCCACCGGCGGCCAGGCGCTGTACCGCTCGGCGCTGGGCGAGATCGACCTGGCCGCCGCGGCCGACGTGGACATCAGCCTGCTGCGGCGCCGCGAGATCGGCATGGTCAGCCAGTTCCTGCGCCCCCGCCCCCGCGTCAGTGCCCTCGATCTGGTGGCCGAGCCGCTGCTCGACGAGGGCCAACCCGACGCCCACGACCGGGCGGCGGCGCTGCTCTCGGACTTCGGGCTGAAACCCGACCTGTGGGCCGCCTACCCCAGCACCTTCAGCGGCGGCGAGCAGCAGAAGGTCAACCTGGCCCGCGCCCTGATCCGCCCCGCCCGCCTGCTGCTGCTCGACGAGCCCACCGCCAGCCTCGACGCGCCCGCCCGCTCGGCGCTGCGGGCGCGGCTGGCCCAGCTCAAGGCCGGCGGCACCGCCCTGCTGGGGGTCTTCCACCACCCGGAGGACATGGCCGGCCTGATCGACCGCGACCTGCCCCTCACGCCGCCCCCGGCCTGA
- a CDS encoding metallophosphoesterase family protein, giving the protein MRIGLIADIQGNLHALEAVLAALAHPGGGRPGVDATLCAGDLVGYAAHPNEVVLRVRAGGIPSVVGNQDQAVGWGLPRANRQPAAPRTEILRRAALEWTQGQLHAEHRAYLRGLPRLMRLPLSDRSVTVLHAGIDTLDDWLTPDDPPALEALARRLSSDVVVLGHTHRPFEYRCAGTLFINPGPVGRSVDGDPRASFAVLDLDTLQADFVRLDYDLPGATDAISRSGLPGELSVLIAQGRAACGEGRPPLTLKELP; this is encoded by the coding sequence GTGAGGATCGGGCTGATCGCCGACATCCAGGGCAACCTGCATGCGCTCGAGGCGGTGCTCGCCGCCCTGGCCCACCCGGGCGGGGGCCGCCCCGGGGTGGACGCGACCCTGTGTGCCGGCGACCTGGTGGGCTACGCGGCGCACCCGAACGAGGTGGTGCTGCGCGTGCGGGCCGGGGGCATTCCCAGCGTGGTCGGCAACCAGGATCAGGCGGTCGGCTGGGGACTGCCCCGCGCCAACCGCCAGCCCGCCGCGCCGCGCACCGAGATCCTGCGCCGCGCGGCCCTGGAGTGGACGCAGGGGCAGCTGCACGCGGAGCACCGCGCGTACCTGCGCGGCCTGCCCCGCCTGATGCGCCTGCCGCTCTCGGATCGCAGCGTAACCGTCCTGCACGCCGGGATCGACACCCTGGACGACTGGCTGACTCCCGACGATCCCCCGGCGCTGGAGGCCCTGGCGCGGCGCCTGAGTTCGGACGTGGTGGTGCTCGGCCACACCCACCGGCCCTTCGAGTACCGCTGCGCGGGCACGCTGTTCATCAACCCCGGCCCGGTCGGGCGCTCCGTGGACGGCGATCCCCGGGCGTCGTTCGCCGTGCTCGACCTCGACACCCTGCAGGCCGACTTCGTGCGGCTGGACTACGACCTGCCGGGCGCCACCGACGCCATCTCGCGCAGCGGCCTGCCCGGCGAACTCAGTGTGCTGATCGCCCAGGGCCGGGCCGCCTGCGGGGAGGGCCGGCCCCCGCTCACCCTCAAGGAGTTGCCATGA
- a CDS encoding ATP-binding cassette domain-containing protein yields MTVTSPAESAPPGGPGGELAELQPPRLMLDAPVLRACGLSRRYGRVTALQDVDVTLYPREVLGIVGESGSGKSSLLRLLNLEETPQGGSYHLNVPGAQGRDLLTLTRFERRELRVRHIGIVYQNPHLGLRMEHSSSGNVAERLVLAGERSFAALRQAGRVSLAASEFPLERLDDPPRELSGGMQQRVQLAKAIALKPALLLLDEPTTGLDVSVQALVLDTLRRVRRELGVAMVIVSHDLGVIRTLADRVMVMRGGQVVEVGLVDQVLDDPLHPYTQQLVHAKL; encoded by the coding sequence ATGACGGTTACCTCGCCCGCTGAGAGCGCGCCCCCTGGGGGGCCGGGGGGCGAACTCGCCGAGCTGCAGCCGCCGCGCCTGATGCTGGACGCCCCGGTGCTGCGGGCCTGCGGGCTCTCACGGCGGTACGGCAGGGTCACGGCCCTGCAGGACGTGGACGTAACCCTGTACCCGCGCGAGGTGCTGGGCATCGTCGGCGAGAGCGGCAGCGGCAAGAGCAGCCTGCTGCGGCTGCTGAATCTGGAGGAGACCCCCCAGGGCGGCAGCTATCACCTGAACGTGCCCGGCGCCCAGGGCCGCGACCTGCTGACCCTGACCCGCTTCGAGCGCCGCGAGCTGCGCGTGCGGCACATCGGCATCGTGTACCAGAACCCCCACCTGGGCCTGCGGATGGAGCACTCCTCCTCCGGCAACGTCGCCGAGCGCCTGGTGCTGGCCGGCGAGCGCTCCTTCGCGGCGCTGCGGCAGGCGGGCCGCGTGTCGCTGGCCGCCTCCGAATTTCCGCTCGAGCGCCTGGACGACCCCCCGCGGGAGCTGTCGGGGGGCATGCAGCAGCGCGTGCAGCTCGCCAAGGCCATCGCCCTGAAGCCCGCGCTGCTGCTGCTCGACGAGCCCACCACCGGCCTGGACGTCAGCGTGCAGGCCCTGGTGCTCGACACCCTGCGGCGGGTTCGCCGGGAGCTGGGGGTCGCCATGGTGATCGTGTCGCACGACCTGGGCGTGATCCGCACGCTGGCCGACCGGGTCATGGTCATGCGCGGCGGGCAGGTCGTGGAGGTCGGGCTGGTCGATCAGGTGCTGGACGACCCCCTGCACCCCTACACCCAGCAGCTCGTGCACGCCAAGCTGTGA
- a CDS encoding alpha-D-ribose 1-methylphosphonate 5-phosphate C-P-lyase PhnJ, with product MTGAVTGTVTGPVTGPVSAPTLAELAHPPQDHTYAFLDESAKRELRRTVLRAIALPGHQVPYASREVPIARGWGTGGLQATLALVGPQDTVKVIDQGADDSVNAANLRRFIARMTGVPTTTDATQATLIQSRHRVPEEVLGAGQVLVLQVPDPEPLRAVESDLSAARQLHADADYGLLWLGLFEQLIRYGWIIQGASYPALVHGRYVISPSPIPRWDVPKLHQAAHLTLLSAGREKRLYAVPPYTDVRPLQFDDVPYRVEDMNGKACVRTGAAHKFLNELPQEGGSSLHELSDAGYGETLLRGREDGQVRPGATYYDDEGGFYHDGYLAR from the coding sequence ATGACCGGCGCTGTGACTGGCACTGTGACCGGCCCGGTGACGGGCCCGGTGAGCGCGCCGACCCTGGCGGAACTCGCCCACCCGCCCCAGGACCACACCTACGCCTTCCTCGACGAGTCCGCCAAGCGGGAGCTGCGGCGCACGGTGCTGCGCGCCATCGCCCTGCCGGGACATCAGGTGCCCTACGCGAGCCGCGAGGTGCCCATCGCCCGGGGCTGGGGCACCGGCGGGCTGCAGGCCACCCTGGCGCTGGTCGGGCCGCAGGACACCGTCAAGGTGATCGACCAGGGCGCCGACGACTCGGTGAACGCCGCGAACCTCCGGCGCTTCATCGCGCGGATGACCGGCGTGCCGACCACCACCGACGCCACCCAGGCCACCCTGATCCAGTCGCGCCACCGCGTTCCGGAGGAGGTGCTGGGCGCCGGGCAGGTGCTGGTGCTGCAGGTGCCCGATCCGGAGCCGCTGCGCGCGGTGGAGAGCGACCTCTCGGCCGCGCGGCAGCTGCACGCCGACGCCGACTACGGCCTGCTGTGGCTGGGCCTCTTCGAGCAGCTGATCCGCTACGGCTGGATCATCCAGGGCGCGAGTTATCCGGCGCTGGTGCACGGCCGCTACGTGATCAGCCCCAGCCCGATTCCCCGCTGGGACGTGCCCAAACTGCACCAGGCCGCGCACCTGACGCTGCTCTCGGCGGGGCGCGAGAAGCGGCTGTACGCGGTGCCGCCCTACACCGACGTGCGGCCGCTGCAGTTCGACGACGTGCCCTACCGGGTGGAGGACATGAACGGCAAGGCGTGTGTCCGCACCGGGGCGGCGCACAAATTCCTGAACGAGCTGCCGCAGGAGGGCGGCTCCTCGCTGCACGAGCTGTCGGACGCCGGCTACGGCGAGACGCTGCTGCGGGGCCGGGAAGACGGACAGGTTCGTCCCGGCGCGACCTACTACGACGACGAGGGGGGCTTCTACCATGACGGTTACCTCGCCCGCTGA
- a CDS encoding carbon-phosphorus lyase complex subunit PhnI: MAYVAARGGEAAILDAERLFHDLCGPLSPERVRAVQGALPYLLDRVMGEASLYAPELAALALAQTGGELYEAALLLRAHRTTLPRLAYAQLTEQAELLTVRRISAAFKDIPGGQVLGPTLDYSHRVLELGVLQRGETREVQARTAAQPAPPTYPALADWQRRAGLLPPVSAPDTPAELVPDLTREPLLFPAPRAHLLQGLARSDTGGTLALGYSIMRGYGLIHPTVNEVRLGYAEVRLSHPATGVGFSAGRVRVSQAEIVTEFGGDDARPELALGFCATLGWNEVKTIAGATLDMNMTREAQSGRAPHPAHSAEFVLYHTEGVEASGFCIHFKLPHYVTFQSALEAMRQVRNDPAGVGQAGAAEVAL, translated from the coding sequence GTGGCCTACGTCGCGGCGCGGGGCGGCGAGGCGGCCATCCTCGACGCCGAGCGGCTCTTCCATGACCTCTGCGGCCCGCTCTCGCCGGAGCGGGTGCGGGCGGTGCAGGGCGCGCTGCCCTACCTGCTCGACCGCGTGATGGGCGAGGCGTCGCTGTACGCCCCGGAACTCGCCGCGCTCGCCCTGGCCCAGACCGGCGGCGAGCTGTACGAGGCGGCGCTGCTGCTGCGCGCCCACCGCACCACGCTGCCCCGCCTGGCCTACGCGCAGCTCACCGAGCAGGCCGAGCTGCTGACCGTGCGGCGCATCTCGGCCGCCTTCAAGGACATCCCTGGTGGCCAGGTGCTCGGGCCGACGCTGGACTACAGCCACCGCGTGCTGGAACTGGGCGTGCTGCAGCGCGGCGAGACCCGGGAGGTGCAGGCCCGCACGGCCGCGCAGCCGGCCCCGCCGACCTATCCGGCGCTCGCCGACTGGCAGCGCCGGGCCGGGCTGCTCCCGCCGGTCAGCGCCCCGGACACGCCCGCCGAGCTGGTGCCCGACCTGACCCGCGAACCGCTGCTGTTTCCCGCGCCGCGCGCCCACCTGCTGCAGGGGCTGGCGCGCTCGGACACCGGCGGCACGCTGGCGCTGGGGTACTCGATCATGCGCGGCTACGGCCTGATTCACCCGACCGTCAACGAGGTGCGGCTGGGCTACGCCGAGGTGCGGCTGAGCCACCCCGCGACCGGCGTGGGCTTCAGCGCGGGCCGGGTGCGGGTCTCACAGGCCGAGATCGTCACGGAGTTCGGCGGCGACGACGCCCGCCCGGAGCTGGCGCTGGGCTTCTGCGCCACGCTGGGCTGGAACGAGGTCAAGACCATCGCGGGCGCGACGCTGGACATGAACATGACCCGGGAGGCCCAGAGCGGCCGGGCGCCGCACCCGGCCCACTCGGCGGAGTTCGTGCTGTACCACACCGAGGGGGTCGAGGCGTCGGGGTTCTGCATCCACTTCAAGCTGCCTCACTACGTGACCTTCCAGTCCGCGCTGGAGGCCATGCGGCAGGTGCGGAATGATCCGGCGGGCGTGGGCCAGGCCGGCGCGGCGGAGGTGGCCCTATGA
- a CDS encoding phosphonate C-P lyase system protein PhnH → MAGQRPLQHEGPTLPVQTPAAARTQAAFRVLMNALSSPGEWLPLPAGAELDAPEPAALAPYVLIGETLLDLETTFYTPHAELRRRLLDTGAHPAAPHDADYLFLPELDAAALGALGWARRGDPLEPQRAATVLVGTELVGTGLVGAGHDAAGHGGAALTLSGPGIPGTRRAALGLPDAFWQLRRGATYPLGWDAFVLRGDGDAGRSAQLASAQVAGLPRTTAVEVS, encoded by the coding sequence ATGGCCGGCCAGCGGCCGCTTCAGCACGAAGGGCCGACCCTGCCCGTCCAGACGCCCGCCGCCGCCCGCACGCAGGCCGCCTTCCGGGTGCTGATGAACGCCCTGTCCAGCCCCGGCGAGTGGCTGCCGCTGCCGGCCGGGGCGGAGCTGGACGCCCCGGAGCCCGCTGCCCTGGCGCCGTATGTCCTGATCGGGGAAACCCTGCTCGACCTGGAAACCACCTTCTATACGCCCCATGCGGAGCTGCGCCGGCGCCTGCTGGACACCGGCGCCCACCCGGCCGCGCCGCACGACGCGGACTACCTCTTCCTGCCGGAGCTGGACGCGGCGGCGCTGGGCGCCCTGGGCTGGGCGCGGCGCGGCGACCCCCTGGAGCCGCAGCGGGCCGCGACGGTACTGGTCGGGACGGAGCTGGTCGGGACGGGGCTGGTCGGGGCCGGGCACGATGCCGCTGGGCACGGGGGGGCAGCACTGACCCTCTCGGGCCCCGGCATCCCCGGCACCCGCCGCGCGGCGCTGGGGCTGCCGGACGCCTTCTGGCAGCTCCGGCGCGGGGCCACCTACCCGCTGGGCTGGGACGCCTTCGTGCTGCGCGGTGATGGTGATGCAGGGCGCAGCGCCCAGTTAGCCAGCGCCCAGGTGGCCGGGCTGCCGCGCACCACGGCCGTGGAGGTGAGCTGA
- a CDS encoding phosphonate C-P lyase system protein PhnG, with product MSHAPISHESPPWTQGTWLSVLAAAPAAPVKALADALLPELHAHGALEVVHNRAGLVMLPYRDTVRGTPFHLGEVLVAEGHVRQGQLTGYGACLGGDLEQALAVALLDLAAQRGDFDDRLRPFVLAQAGAQAAETHTLLRQVEATRVQMETF from the coding sequence ATGAGTCACGCCCCGATTTCGCACGAGTCCCCACCCTGGACGCAGGGCACCTGGCTGAGCGTCCTCGCGGCCGCGCCCGCCGCGCCCGTCAAGGCGCTCGCCGACGCGCTGCTGCCCGAGCTGCACGCGCACGGAGCCCTGGAGGTCGTGCACAACCGCGCCGGCCTGGTGATGCTGCCCTACCGCGACACGGTGCGCGGCACGCCCTTTCACCTGGGGGAGGTGCTGGTCGCCGAGGGCCACGTCCGGCAGGGCCAGCTCACCGGCTACGGCGCGTGCCTGGGGGGCGACCTGGAGCAGGCCCTGGCGGTCGCGCTGCTCGACCTGGCCGCGCAGCGCGGGGATTTCGACGACCGGCTGCGGCCCTTCGTGCTGGCCCAGGCCGGGGCGCAGGCCGCCGAGACCCACACGCTGCTGCGCCAGGTCGAGGCCACCCGCGTGCAGATGGAGACCTTCTGA
- the phnC gene encoding phosphonate ABC transporter ATP-binding protein, producing the protein MIETRALHVAFRGQSALHDVNLQLGPGFTAIIGPSGAGKSTLMRAINGLVPATSGQVLLGGEGLGRPGSGLLRRQQRQLGMVFQQFNLVRRLSALDNVLLGRLGAVNPVLGALGIVPRAERAYALHLLERVGLADHAWKRADQLSGGQQQRVGVARALAQQPRVILADEPISSLDPRSASEVMELLRDIQERDGIAIVANLHFLYTVREYAARVVALKAGQLVFDGHPGQLDRALVHELYDHDPPAAPEGSPPQPPLNFVPAGSRRPPA; encoded by the coding sequence ATGATCGAAACCAGGGCTCTGCACGTGGCCTTCCGGGGCCAGAGCGCGCTGCACGACGTCAACCTGCAGCTCGGCCCGGGCTTTACGGCCATCATCGGCCCCAGTGGCGCGGGCAAGAGCACCCTGATGCGGGCCATCAACGGTCTGGTGCCGGCCACCTCGGGTCAGGTGCTGCTCGGCGGTGAGGGGCTGGGTCGCCCCGGCAGCGGCCTGCTGCGGCGTCAGCAGCGCCAGCTGGGCATGGTGTTCCAGCAGTTCAACCTGGTGCGGCGACTGAGCGCACTGGACAACGTGCTGCTGGGCCGGCTGGGCGCGGTGAACCCGGTGCTGGGGGCGCTGGGGATCGTGCCGCGCGCCGAGCGGGCCTACGCGCTGCACCTGCTGGAGCGGGTCGGGCTGGCCGACCACGCCTGGAAACGGGCCGATCAGCTCTCGGGTGGGCAGCAGCAGCGGGTGGGGGTGGCCCGCGCGCTCGCGCAGCAGCCCCGCGTGATCCTGGCCGACGAGCCGATCAGCTCGCTCGACCCGCGCAGCGCCTCCGAGGTGATGGAGCTGCTGCGCGACATCCAGGAGCGCGACGGGATCGCCATCGTGGCCAACCTGCACTTCCTATACACGGTGCGCGAGTACGCCGCGCGGGTGGTCGCCCTCAAGGCCGGACAGCTCGTGTTCGACGGTCATCCCGGCCAGCTCGACCGGGCGCTCGTGCACGAGCTGTACGACCACGACCCCCCGGCGGCGCCGGAAGGCAGTCCGCCGCAGCCTCCACTGAACTTCGTGCCCGCCGGATCTCGCCGCCCACCTGCCTGA
- the phnD gene encoding phosphonate ABC transporter substrate-binding protein, which produces MRTLLLTTLALTAASLASAQAQDRAGWPTVINFGLIPTEGSAASEERFRPLFDYLEKSLGVPVKAYVGADYAAVIVAMQNKKLDIGYFGPKSYIEAADRAGAVALVKDNAVKGGTGYTSVLISKAGGKIRSVADAKGADFAFVDPNSTSGYLVPLSHFLLEMKVKPEDYFKRVTFAGSHENVVLGVLNGTIPVGATNNLDLDRAVEKGAAKRSDFNVLWTSKSIPSGPIAARKDLPVSFQTALKTALLKFNDAKGLEQLQLKGYVAASDSDYNPVRDLNKVTQAAQK; this is translated from the coding sequence ATGCGTACCCTGCTGCTCACCACGCTGGCCCTGACCGCCGCTTCCCTCGCCTCCGCCCAGGCCCAGGACAGGGCGGGCTGGCCCACCGTGATCAACTTCGGCCTGATTCCCACCGAGGGCAGCGCCGCGTCCGAGGAACGCTTCAGGCCCCTGTTCGACTACCTCGAGAAGTCCCTGGGCGTGCCGGTCAAGGCCTACGTGGGCGCGGACTACGCGGCCGTGATCGTGGCCATGCAGAACAAGAAGCTCGACATCGGCTACTTCGGGCCCAAGAGCTACATCGAGGCGGCCGACCGGGCCGGCGCGGTGGCGCTGGTCAAGGACAACGCCGTCAAGGGCGGCACGGGCTACACCTCGGTGCTGATCAGCAAGGCGGGCGGCAAGATCAGATCGGTCGCGGACGCCAAGGGGGCCGACTTCGCCTTCGTCGATCCCAACTCCACCAGCGGCTACCTCGTGCCGCTCTCGCACTTCCTGCTGGAGATGAAGGTCAAGCCCGAGGACTACTTCAAACGCGTGACCTTCGCCGGTTCGCACGAGAACGTGGTGCTGGGCGTGCTGAACGGCACGATTCCCGTCGGCGCCACCAACAACCTCGACCTCGACCGCGCCGTCGAGAAGGGCGCCGCCAAACGGAGCGACTTCAACGTCCTGTGGACGAGCAAGTCCATCCCCAGCGGCCCCATCGCGGCGAGAAAGGATCTGCCCGTCTCCTTCCAGACCGCGCTGAAGACCGCGCTGCTGAAGTTCAACGACGCCAAGGGGCTGGAGCAGCTGCAGCTCAAAGGGTATGTCGCCGCCTCGGACAGTGACTACAACCCGGTGCGCGACCTGAACAAGGTCACCCAGGCCGCCCAGAAGTAA
- the phnE gene encoding phosphonate ABC transporter, permease protein PhnE — translation MLHSSSVTVSPPPEVRRRSLGQVAAWAAVLLVVGLSFPGSEVSPRTLLDGLGNSWRYLFGDPARPGSGFFPPDFSRFGIYLTQMGLTVKMAVLGTVGAVVLSLPLAFLAARNTSPSPLAYQLTRRVLDVLRGLNEFVLALIFVAAVGLGPFPGILALVFHTTGILGKLFAEGIEDIDEGQVEAVRASGAHPLQILGRGVWPQIVPHVLSMTMYRFESNVRAATVLGLVGAGGIGFYITEAIRGFDTRAASAILIIILASVFLIDFVSARLRQRLQ, via the coding sequence ATGCTGCATTCCTCTTCCGTGACCGTCTCTCCTCCGCCCGAGGTGCGCCGCCGCAGCCTGGGCCAGGTCGCTGCCTGGGCCGCCGTGCTGCTCGTGGTCGGCCTGTCCTTTCCCGGCAGTGAGGTCAGCCCGCGAACCCTGCTGGACGGCCTGGGCAACTCCTGGCGCTACCTCTTCGGTGACCCGGCGCGGCCCGGCAGCGGCTTTTTTCCGCCGGACTTCTCCAGGTTCGGGATCTACCTGACGCAGATGGGGCTGACCGTGAAGATGGCGGTGCTGGGTACGGTCGGGGCTGTGGTGCTCTCGCTGCCCCTGGCCTTTCTGGCGGCGCGCAACACCTCGCCCAGCCCGCTCGCCTACCAGCTCACGCGGCGTGTGCTGGACGTGCTGCGTGGGCTGAACGAGTTCGTGCTGGCGCTGATCTTCGTGGCGGCCGTGGGCCTGGGGCCGTTCCCGGGCATCCTGGCGCTGGTCTTCCACACGACCGGGATCCTCGGCAAGCTGTTCGCCGAGGGCATCGAGGACATCGACGAGGGCCAGGTCGAGGCGGTGCGGGCCAGCGGCGCCCACCCGCTGCAGATCCTGGGGCGCGGCGTGTGGCCGCAGATCGTGCCGCACGTGCTCTCCATGACCATGTACCGCTTCGAGTCGAACGTCCGCGCCGCCACCGTGCTGGGGCTGGTCGGGGCCGGCGGGATCGGCTTCTACATCACCGAGGCGATCCGCGGCTTCGACACCCGCGCGGCGAGCGCCATATTGATCATCATCCTGGCGAGCGTCTTCCTGATCGATTTCGTGAGCGCCCGGCTGCGCCAGAGGCTGCAGTGA
- a CDS encoding alpha-D-ribose 1-methylphosphonate 5-triphosphate diphosphatase, translated as MTALSTGWIENARLILPHEVVEAGAVRLEDGVISDLREGGAPVPALDARGMTLLPGLIDLHGDMIERELEPRPGTRFDHDLALIELDKRLAASGVTTAFASLSFADGLGLRSDTRAEGLIRDLVGYRPHLLVDHRVHARYEVSNTDALVPLLALLDEGLVDLVSLMDHTPGQGQFRDMETYVGYTARWLGRPAEEVRALAHARLDAGTGEVWTVARTLGQAAQARGVSLASHDDDTPQKVELLCSLGVSISEFPVTLEAAQAATGRGLSVFMGAPNALRGASHSGNLSALDALEAGTLHGLASDYSPMTMLQAVWRVAREGRVGWPEAVALVSDTPAGAAGLTDRGRLEVGGRADLVLVEDAPGARPRVRLTVSGGRPVYHDGALAPQRVLVGF; from the coding sequence GTGACGGCGCTGAGCACCGGCTGGATCGAGAACGCCCGCCTGATCCTGCCCCACGAGGTCGTGGAGGCCGGCGCCGTGCGGCTCGAAGACGGCGTGATCAGTGACCTGCGCGAGGGCGGCGCGCCTGTGCCCGCACTGGACGCCCGCGGCATGACGCTGCTGCCCGGATTGATCGACCTGCACGGCGACATGATCGAGCGCGAACTGGAGCCGCGCCCCGGCACCCGTTTCGACCACGACCTCGCCCTGATCGAGCTGGACAAACGCCTCGCGGCCAGCGGCGTGACCACCGCCTTCGCCTCGCTGAGCTTCGCCGACGGCCTGGGCCTGCGCAGCGACACCCGCGCCGAGGGTCTGATCCGCGATCTGGTCGGCTACCGGCCCCACCTGCTGGTCGATCACCGCGTCCACGCCCGCTACGAGGTCTCGAACACCGACGCGCTGGTGCCGCTGCTGGCCCTGCTGGACGAGGGACTGGTCGATCTGGTCTCGCTGATGGATCACACCCCCGGCCAGGGCCAGTTCCGGGACATGGAGACCTACGTGGGCTACACCGCGCGCTGGCTGGGCCGCCCGGCCGAGGAGGTGCGGGCCCTGGCGCACGCCCGGCTGGATGCCGGCACGGGCGAGGTCTGGACGGTCGCGCGCACGCTCGGGCAGGCGGCCCAGGCGCGCGGCGTCTCGCTCGCCTCGCACGACGACGACACGCCCCAGAAAGTCGAGTTGCTGTGCAGCCTGGGCGTGAGCATCAGCGAGTTCCCGGTCACGCTGGAGGCCGCCCAGGCGGCGACCGGGCGGGGCCTGAGCGTGTTCATGGGCGCGCCCAACGCCCTGCGCGGCGCGTCGCACAGCGGCAACCTCTCGGCGCTGGACGCCCTGGAGGCGGGCACCCTGCACGGCCTGGCCAGCGACTACTCGCCCATGACGATGCTGCAGGCCGTCTGGCGCGTCGCGCGGGAGGGGCGCGTGGGCTGGCCGGAGGCCGTGGCGCTGGTGAGCGACACGCCCGCAGGCGCCGCCGGGCTGACCGACCGGGGCCGGCTGGAGGTCGGGGGCCGCGCGGATCTGGTGCTCGTCGAGGACGCCCCCGGCGCGCGGCCCCGCGTGCGCCTGACCGTCAGCGGTGGGCGCCCGGTCTACCACGACGGGGCGCTGGCCCCCCAGCGCGTGCTGGTGGGCTTCTGA
- a CDS encoding phosphoribosyltransferase family protein — MEVREQEWAGAQAFAALLAGSGALRPGHTILQGGLHSGGWIEKGAIIRDPLRLDEVARVQAEQIGRVWPQATLLVGLPECGAVLSAFVARHLGLPVAFVHSSGVPGWHRMHVPERAERAVIVDDLIGTGRGVRVAADFLIREGHAVLGVSAWISRAEPGALKVLTLMPPPYPTWKAEGCPDCSAGYAPRYTGIRE, encoded by the coding sequence ATGGAGGTGCGGGAGCAGGAGTGGGCTGGGGCCCAGGCCTTCGCGGCCCTGCTGGCCGGGAGCGGGGCGCTGCGCCCGGGCCACACCATCCTGCAGGGTGGCCTTCACAGCGGCGGCTGGATCGAAAAGGGGGCCATCATCCGCGACCCGCTGCGGCTCGACGAGGTGGCCCGGGTGCAGGCGGAGCAGATCGGCCGGGTCTGGCCGCAGGCCACCCTGCTCGTGGGCCTGCCGGAATGCGGCGCGGTGCTCTCGGCCTTCGTCGCGCGGCACCTGGGGCTGCCGGTGGCCTTCGTGCATTCGTCGGGGGTGCCCGGCTGGCACCGGATGCACGTTCCGGAGCGGGCCGAGCGCGCCGTGATCGTGGACGACCTGATCGGCACGGGCCGGGGCGTGCGGGTGGCGGCCGACTTCCTGATCCGCGAGGGCCACGCCGTGCTGGGCGTCAGCGCCTGGATCAGCCGCGCCGAACCCGGCGCCCTGAAGGTGCTGACCCTGATGCCGCCCCCCTATCCCACCTGGAAGGCGGAGGGCTGCCCGGACTGTAGCGCCGGATACGCACCCCGCTACACCGGTATCAGAGAGTGA